Genomic segment of Amphibacillus xylanus NBRC 15112:
TATGTTTAATGGTGAGATTTTATCATATAGATTATCCCAACGACCAAGTGCGAAAGCCATTTTAGATGCATTGAATGAGACAATCATAATAACTAAAGAGTGTCCTTATCGAACAACAATTCATACAGATCAAGGTTGGGGTTACCAAATGAAGGCTTTCCGCAAGCGATTAAAGGACAATAAAATATTTCAAAGTATGTCACGAAGAGGTAATTGTTTGGATAATTCTCCGATGGAGAATTTCTTTGGGTTAATGAAACAGGAGATGTATTATGGAGTTATATACGAATCATTTGAAGAGTTGAAACAAGCAGTTGATAAATACATTTATTATTATAATAATAGACGAATAAAAGTAAAATTGACTGGCATGAGTCCGGTTGAATACCGAAAACAAGCCAGCCAATTAGTAGCTTAAATATTAAGTCTAACTTTATGGGTTCAGTACACATTGAACCTTTTTTATTAATGATTTAATACAGGCTTTTTCTTTACGAAGAATAAGGTGGAGAGAATAATCAAAATAACGACAATCATATAGAAAAAGGATACGTTAGGGAAAATATCAATAAATAATCCACCTAAATTTGGTCCGGCAATACTACCTAAGCTAAATGATACACCACACATAATGTTCCCTGCTGGAAGTAGCTCTCTAGGGACAATATCTGCCATGTATGAGACCCCCATTGAAAACAGAGAACCTAGCAACATCCCAGAAAATGCGAATGTACAGATTAATGCGACTGTTGAGTGTTCAAATTGTGCGCTTAAGAAAAAGATAACTGAACCTATTGCGGTAACAATCCCTAACAATTTCTGTCTACCAATTCGATCACCTAATGCACCAAGAGGTACTTGGGTAATGAGCGTCGATAGAGAGAAGAATGGAATGATCAATGAAATTACCTCAACATCATGACCGATTCTTAATCCATAGATTGGGAAAATACCATGTAAGAGAGCTTCGAGAATACCATAAGCTAAAGGACCTAAAAAGGCAATCCAAGCTAATTTTGTCGATGTTATAAAGCGTTGTATTGTTGAGGTTGTCTGAACATTATCAATTTCTCCACTTTCTGCAATATGTTCATTTTTAATAAACCAAACTAATAACCAAACGGTTAAGCATAATCCAGCTGCAATTAAAAACGGCAGGCTTTCATGAATTTGAATAAATCGAGACATCAATGGACCGAATGCAAATCCTAAACTGAAAAACAAACCGTATAAAGCGACAGTTCTTCCTCGCCTACTAGCAGGTGTTGTTGACGTAATCCATGTTTGTGAAGAAAAGTTCACCATTTGATCACCAATTCCAATTAACAAGCGAAGGACAAACCAAAAGACAATCGATTGATAAACTGGAAACAGGATCAGTGCGATAAACATTAACAGACCACCAAGCAAGATAATTGGTTTGTAGCCAAACTTTCGCAAAGGTTTTTCCATAAATGGAGAAGCAATTAATACACCAATATATAAACCGGTTGCATGTAGACCATTAACGGATGACGATACACCATTCTGTTCTAATATAATTGCAAGTAATGGAAGTAGCATACCTTGGGAAAATCCTGATATCATTACAAAACTTACAAGAACCCAAAACCTCGAACGTGTTGAAATCAAATTATTTAACCCCCAAACTTCAAAATCATTAACCTATCTTACTTTATATCTTTTTCTGAAAAAAAACAATCTATACTGAAATAGTCAGACAATAATCGTATATTATTTACATAAAAAATATAACTTAGTAGCAAACTAACAAAAAAAGAGCAAAGGAGTCTAAAATTATGAAATATATCCTACCAGTGATTATGTTCTTTTGTTTAACTACTGAGGTACTGGCAGAGGTCGACTTCACTACAATGCTTCCGGAGCATATACCGTCTCATGTTCAATCGATCGAAAAAGAAAATACTGCAAATCAAAAACAAAGAGAACTACTAGAAGTAGAACCGAACGAACAAACAGCTAAGTTGTTAGAGAAAACAGAAGTTAAAATTACTAACCCCCATTTAATTGAACAGCTAAACGCTACAGAAGTAAATCAATCAGTATTTGCTTTTGGTTATTCGAGTGAAGTATATCTTGGACGCTGGCCGTTATCTTATCAGTCAGTAGAATCATCTGTAAATTGGGCGTATCAGAAAATCAATGATAATTTTATTGGAGATCATCCGCTAACGTATGTTCAAAGTGAAGAACGACACGTTAGTGGTGGATTGCAAAGTAAGTTAGCCAATAGTGACCAAGTACAAAATATGATATTACAAGACGCACAAGAACGGATTAAGTGGCCAATTGATTATGAGTCGACATTTGGGATAAACACAACGAAGCAACTCCCAATGACTAATGATGCTCGTGCAGAACAACTTGAAGCTTATGCCGCTGCTGTTAAAGAAATTGGCAAAGTGACTTACGGTGAAGTTTACTTAAAGATGAAAGGCCGAAAACAAGAATTGAAAATAAAAAATATTGTAGAAGAAGAAGTCATTGCCTGGTTACCGATTCAAGATCATCTAGCCTTTCATTTAAAATAAGTAACACCAACTCACATTGCTTGAAAATTAAAATTCATCCCCTATTATGAAGCGCATCGCAATTTTGGTTGATGCTCTTTTTTGACAGTTAGAGACAAAGATAGATTGTCCTAATTTAAATCAACTAGTCATCAAACAGTTTTCACACGCTAAAAAAGCCCTATTTTTAATCAACTTCCGATTAAAAATGGGGCTTTTATATGTTTAATGATCTTTTCTTTCTCTCGTTAGTACATGCTGTTCTGGCATTTTAATATTATGTTTGTAAAGATACTTCGCGATAATACCTCTTGTATCACGGGCGGTTTGCCAGTATGTTGCATCCTGGCATAGACCAACAATATAGAAGCTGAAGCCGCGATAATCTTCATTAGTTGATGCCATTCCAATGTATTTAAACGGCTCAATTGGTTCACCTGATAAATCTTTAAGCAGGTGTTCACCAAGCTCACGGTTAAGTGCTGAACAAATTTGTTCAATGACAAGCTCTGTTTCTTGAGGATCTTGCTCAAAGCTTGTTGTAATTTTTTCAATAATTCTCATTCGACCTTCATTGAAGTTTTCGATCGTTTGAACTTGACCATTATTAATCGATAATAGCGCACCTGACCATTTTCTAATTTTTAAAATACGAAATCCAATCGCTTCAACTGTACCAGAATGCACATCATTGACAATGACATAATCACCAGTTTTAAGCTGCTTTTCATATACGATAAATAATCCACCTAGTAAATCTTGGACTAAGCTCTGTGCACCAAAACCAATAATTATTCCTAATACACCTGCACCTGCGAGCATACTTCCAATTTTAATACCGAAAACATGTAAAAAGTAAAAGATAAAGCCGATTAATGCGACATATTTAATGATTGAATTCAGTAGTGAAATCATCGTGTTTGATTCATTGGCATCGAGCAAGCGCCCTTTGCTAAAAATTGAACGCACAATACGTTGAAAAAAAAGCATGAAAATCAAAATAATTAAACCACCAATAATAACTTTGGCGATTCTTGATTCAAAAATTAATAAAATCGTTTGATAAAACTGTTCCCAACTTAAATCCATCTTACATCCTCCATTTGGAATTTCAACTAACATTATAACATAATAGTTAAGCCTGACTAAATTAAAATACTTATTAGATAGGTTTTATAAATGCTTGTATATTAGTCGAACAAGTACGCCAAACTAACAAAAAAAAGTGGGTGATAAGCTTGAAAATGCAAGTGAAAATCTTAACTGTTTTCATGGTCTGCTGTCTACTGATACCAAGTACGAGTTATGCATATGGTTGGGGTTATAAGAAAGGTCCAAAAAATCAGCCACCAGAGGTAGGAAAGTATGGAGAAATATTAAAAAAACATGGTGGATATTATTTAGATGATTCAGGTGAGAAAACCGTATATCTAACGTTTGATAATGGATATGAAGCTGGTTATACAGAAACAATTTTAGATATTTTGCAAGAAGAAAATGTTCCTGCAACATTTTTCCTTACAGGTCACTACGTAAGAAGCGCACCAGAGATTGTGAAGCGGATTGCTTCTGATGGTCATATTATTGGGAATCACTCGTATCATCATTATGATTTTACCGAGCTGACGAAAGAAAAATATTTAAAAGAAGTGACAGATTTAGACCGAGCCATAGAGGCAGTAACAGGTATCGAAAGACTTCATTATTTAAGACCTCCTCGAGGAGTCTTTAATGAGCAAACAATCGAGTGGGGTAATGAATTTGGGTATATTCATATGTTTTGGTCTGTTGCATTTGTTGATTGGCACAGTGATCAAAATAAGGGATGGGAGTCTGCTTACCGACAAGTGATTGATCAAATGCATCCAGGTGCTATTATCCTGTTGCATACTGTGACGGAAGATAATGCACTAGCACTTAGTCATTTAATCAAAGATCTAAAGCAAGAAGGCTATGAATTTAGATCTTTAGATGATTTAGTACTGCGTGATATGATTAAAGATCCACTTGCGATTGCTAAGTAAAAATAAGTTAAGCTAACAAAAATTAATAAAACATTTGTATTTACTCTTATTCTGGTAAATGCAAATGTTTTATTTTTTTCCATATTTATCGTCTTACTTAAATATGACTAAGTTTTGCTTCTGTGAAATTAATTATAGCTACTGCTTTCAGCCAGTTGTTGAAAAATACTTTGACTGTTAATAATCGGATCATTTTGATTTGGTACAACTAATTGATATGTTCC
This window contains:
- a CDS encoding MFS transporter, with the protein product MISTRSRFWVLVSFVMISGFSQGMLLPLLAIILEQNGVSSSVNGLHATGLYIGVLIASPFMEKPLRKFGYKPIILLGGLLMFIALILFPVYQSIVFWFVLRLLIGIGDQMVNFSSQTWITSTTPASRRGRTVALYGLFFSLGFAFGPLMSRFIQIHESLPFLIAAGLCLTVWLLVWFIKNEHIAESGEIDNVQTTSTIQRFITSTKLAWIAFLGPLAYGILEALLHGIFPIYGLRIGHDVEVISLIIPFFSLSTLITQVPLGALGDRIGRQKLLGIVTAIGSVIFFLSAQFEHSTVALICTFAFSGMLLGSLFSMGVSYMADIVPRELLPAGNIMCGVSFSLGSIAGPNLGGLFIDIFPNVSFFYMIVVILIILSTLFFVKKKPVLNH
- a CDS encoding YfkD family protein; the protein is MKYILPVIMFFCLTTEVLAEVDFTTMLPEHIPSHVQSIEKENTANQKQRELLEVEPNEQTAKLLEKTEVKITNPHLIEQLNATEVNQSVFAFGYSSEVYLGRWPLSYQSVESSVNWAYQKINDNFIGDHPLTYVQSEERHVSGGLQSKLANSDQVQNMILQDAQERIKWPIDYESTFGINTTKQLPMTNDARAEQLEAYAAAVKEIGKVTYGEVYLKMKGRKQELKIKNIVEEEVIAWLPIQDHLAFHLK
- a CDS encoding mechanosensitive ion channel family protein, whose protein sequence is MDLSWEQFYQTILLIFESRIAKVIIGGLIILIFMLFFQRIVRSIFSKGRLLDANESNTMISLLNSIIKYVALIGFIFYFLHVFGIKIGSMLAGAGVLGIIIGFGAQSLVQDLLGGLFIVYEKQLKTGDYVIVNDVHSGTVEAIGFRILKIRKWSGALLSINNGQVQTIENFNEGRMRIIEKITTSFEQDPQETELVIEQICSALNRELGEHLLKDLSGEPIEPFKYIGMASTNEDYRGFSFYIVGLCQDATYWQTARDTRGIIAKYLYKHNIKMPEQHVLTRERKDH
- the pdaA gene encoding delta-lactam-biosynthetic de-N-acetylase, encoding MQVKILTVFMVCCLLIPSTSYAYGWGYKKGPKNQPPEVGKYGEILKKHGGYYLDDSGEKTVYLTFDNGYEAGYTETILDILQEENVPATFFLTGHYVRSAPEIVKRIASDGHIIGNHSYHHYDFTELTKEKYLKEVTDLDRAIEAVTGIERLHYLRPPRGVFNEQTIEWGNEFGYIHMFWSVAFVDWHSDQNKGWESAYRQVIDQMHPGAIILLHTVTEDNALALSHLIKDLKQEGYEFRSLDDLVLRDMIKDPLAIAK